Sequence from the Armatimonadota bacterium genome:
CGCCCTTCGCCCTCGTCCTCGACGCCCTCTCCTACCTCGTGTCCGGAGGGCTCCTGGCGCGCATCCGTCGGCCTGAGGACCCTCCGGATCCGGCGAACCGGCGCCCGGTGCTGACGGAGATCCGCGAGGGGCTGGCGGTGGTGGTCGGCCACCGCTTGCTGCGGGCCATCGCGGCCACCACCGGGACCTCGAACTTCTTCTCCTCGGCGGTGGGAGCGCTCTTCATCCTCTACGCCACGGGTGTGCTGGGGCTCTCTCCCGCCACGCTCGGCCTGATCTTCGGTGTGGGGAATACCGGCGGCCTCGTGGGGGCGACGCTGGCGGGACGGCTGGCGCGGCGCTTCGGCGTCGGCCCGACGATCGTGGGGAGCGCCGCGCTGTTCGGCGCGTACTTCCTGCCGCTCCTGGTGGCGACCCCGGCCACCGCCGCGCCGTTGCTGGTGGCGGGAGGCTTCGTGGGCAGCGCCGGCGGCCTGATCTACAACGTCAACCAGGTCTCGCTGCGCCAGGCCATCGTCCCGCAGCGCCTGCAGGGACGGCTGAACGCCACGATGCGCTTCCTGGTCTGGGGGACCATTCCGCTCGGCAGCCTGGTCGGGGGCGCGCTCGGCGAGGGGTTGGGGCTGCGCGCCGCGGTGCTCGTGGGAGTGCTGGGCTCGCTGACGCCTTTCCTCTGGGTCCTCGGCTCACCGGTGCGCACCCTCCGGCAGGTCCCCGAACCCGACGCGGGCGCGGAGGGCTGAGCGCAGCCCCGCGTCGCCGCCTGCCGACGGGGGCTCCGCCGTCAGGTCAGGCCGACCGTCGGCCGCGTCGCCGGGCCGCTACGACGACCGCTCCTCGCCGGGCGGGCGCCCGAAGGCCTGCCCCGCCATGTCCCCGAGCGGCCCCAGCAGCCGGGAGAATTCCAGGGGGAAGATGAACTTCGTGGCCGGGCTGGCGCCGAGCGCCTTGAGGGCCTCCAGGTACTGCAGGGCCATCGTCTTGCTGTCGACGTTCTGGGCCACGGCGAAGATCTTGTCCAGCGCCAGCGCAAACCCCTCGGCGCGCAGGATGGCCGCCTGGCGGTCGCCCTCCGCCTTGAGGATCGCCGCCTGCTTCTCCCCTTCCGCTACCTTGATGGCCGCCTCGCGCTTGCCGTCCGCCTCCGTGACCAGCGCGCGCCGGCTGCGCTCCGCCGACATCTGCCGGGTCATCGCCTCCTGGACCTCGCGCGGCGGCAGGATCTCGCGGATCTCCACCGTGGTGACCTTCACGCCCCAGCGCTCGGTGACCTCGTCCAGCTTGGCCCGCAGCACCTGGTTGATCTGCTCGCGCCGGGCCAGCACGTCGTCGAGCATGATGTCGCCGATGACGGCGCGCAGGGTGGTGGTGGCGATCCCCCGCGCCGCCCCCGCAAAGTCCTGCACCTGGATCACCGACATCTCGGGGTTCAGCACCTTGAAGTAGATCAGGAAGTCGATGTTGATGGGGGCGTTGTCCTTGGTGATGGTCGTCTGGCTGGGGATCTCCAGGAAGAACTCGCGCAGGTCCACCCAGACGGCGCGGTCCACCAGGGGGATGAGGAAGACGATGCCCGGGCCCTTGCTGCCGATGGAGCGGCCCAGGCGGAAGACCACCAGGCGCTGGTACTCGCGGACGATCTTGATGGCGTTGTACAGGATCAGGAAGCCGACGAGGACGACGGCGATGAGCAGGATGGCGCTCGTCCCCACGAACGGCATGGCCCACCTCCCGGGAACTCTGCCGGTACAATTGCACAGGACGCCGCGAGCCTCCTGTCGGCGCGTCCGCGACGGGCGTCCGGCAGGGTGGGGCGCGACAGGGTGAGGAGCGGCCATGGCAGCCCGGGCGGCGCTGGCGGTGGACATCGGGGGCACCCGGACCCGGGTCGGGGTGGTCGGTGGCGACGGGCGCGTCCTGGCCCACCGCACACTCCCCACCCCCACCGGCGGACCGGACGCGGTGGTGGCCGCGGTGGCCGGGGCGGCCGCCCACGTCCTGGCGGAGGCGGCCGTCACCCGGGAGGCGCTGGTGGGTGTCGCCGCCGGGGCGCCCGGCCCCCTCGACCCGCGCAGCGGGGTCGTCTTCGAGCCGCCCAACCTGGTGGGGTGGCGCGACGTGCCGCTGCGGGCGCTGCTCGAGGAGCGCCTGGGCCTGCCCGCGGCCGTGGAGAACGACGCCAACGCCGCGGCCCTGGGAGAGGCCTGGGTGGGGGCGGGCCGGGGTGTGACGGACCTGGTCTACATCACCGTGAGCACCGGGGTGGGCGGCGGACTGATCCTGGGCGGGGAGCTCTACAGCGGGGTGAGCGGGACGGCCGGCGAGGTCGGGCACATGACCGTGGCCCTCGATGGTCCCCCGTGCTTCTGCGGGCAGCCGGGTCACCTGGAGGGGCTGGCCTCGGGACGGGCAATCGCCCGCGCGGCACGGGAAGCCCTGGCCCGGGGCGAGGCCACCTCGCTACGAGAGCTCCCTCCCGAGGAGCTCTCCGCCCGCACGGTGGCCGAGGCCGCCCGCGCCGGCGACCCCGTGGCCCGGGCGATCTACGAGCGGGCCGGGACCGCGCTCGGTGCCGCCGTGGCCTCGCTGGTGAACCTGCTCAACCCGCCGCTCATCATCCTGGGGGGCGGGGTGATGCAGGCCGGGGACCTGATCATGGCCCCGCTCTGGCGGGCCGCTCGGGAGCGGGCGTTCGCCCGGCCGCTGGAGGCGGTGCGCCTGGTGCCGGCAGCGCTGGGCGAGGAGGCCGGGCTGGTGGGTGCGGCGGCCGTCGCCTTCCGACGGTTGCCGCCACCCTTGCCGGGAGGGTAGTCGGCACCGTCCCTGCTTCACCCCACAGCGTTGCGAGGAACCTGTCCCTGGCGGACGCCTCCCGGGCCTCCCCTCGCCAGATGACGTACACCCGTCGGTACAGGGGGGGCAGGTCCGCCACCTCGATGCGCGCCAGCTGACCGGTCCGGAGCTCGTGGCAGGCCATGCTCTCCCCGAGAAACGTCAGCCCGACGCCCTGGAGGACCATGCGTTTGGCCGCCTCGGCGGGGTCCACCTGGACCGCGGGCGAGAACTCCTCGCCCAGCCGCGCCCGCAACGCCTCCTGGAGATGCTCGAACCCTTCGCCCCACCGCGCCAGGAGCACGAGTTCGCAACGCAGTGCGGCCAGCGGGATCCGCTGACCAGCCAGGTGGTGTGTCGGCGGGCCGACCAGGATGACCGGATCCTCCAGGATCAACCGGCTGGAGAGGTTCTGGTGGTCCGGTCGAGCGACCACGAACCCTACATGAACGGATCCGTCGAGCACCATCCGGGCGACATCGCGGGAATGGCCGGTGCGCATCGTCACGCGCACCTCAGGGTGGCGTGCGTGGAACCGGTCGAGGAGGGCCGGGAGCATGTCGAGGCTGACCGAGACCACCGTGCCCACGGCCAGGGTCTCAGTCGTCGGCCGTCCCCGCACCGCGGCGAGACCGCGCTCAATGGCAGCCAGGCCCCGCTCGACGTGTGTGATCAGTTCTCGACCGGCGGGTGTCAGTTCCACTCCTCGTCCGCCGCGTCGGAACAGGCGATGCCCGACCTCCCGTTCCAGGGCCTTGATCTGGGCCGACACGGCCGGCTGGGAGAGGAACAGGGCGGCGGCCGCTCGCGTCATGCTCCCCTCCTGCGCCACCCGGCGAAACGTCCAGAGGCGCTGCAGGTTGAACGGCCCACCGGCGGTAACGGCCATCAGGTAAAGTGATACCGGCTATCAGGAGATAGTATTAGTCATTATACGACGCGGCCCAGTAGACTCCTGGTCGTATGCTCAAGGCGCCGCACCGCGGCGCACGGTCAGCCGACGGGGAGCGGGAGAGTGGAGATCCGGCCACGCCTTCAGGCAGTCCGGCAGGCCATGGCAGGCGAGCCCGTCGACGCCCTGTACTTGCGCCCCGGGGCGAATCTCGCCTACCTCACTGGCGTCCGGCGGCAGCAGCCCCACGCCACCGACACCAACGCCTACGCCGACTGGATCGAGGGCGCCTACGTCGGACTCGAACGCCTCGTGCTGGTGGTGCCGCGCATGGGTTCCGAGTTCTTCCTGCACCAGGCCCGGGGCAAACCCTGGATTTCCGACGTCCGGGTCGTCCTCGAGGGGGAGGATCCCGCCTCCGTCATGGGGGATGTCCTCCACCGGGTCGCTCCCGGGGCGCGGCGCGTCGCCGTCGACGACCGGGCCTGGGTGCCGACGGTCGAGGCCCTGCGCGCCGCTGGCCTTCAGCTGGTGCCGGCGAGTCGGCTCATCGCCCCCCTCCGGATGATCAAGACGGCCGACGAGCTGGAGGTGATGCGGCGGGCGGCGGCGGTGGCCGATGCCGTGTACATGGCGATCCTGAAGGTCCTCCGCGAAGGCGTGCGCGAGCTCGACGTGGCCCACGAGATCGACTACCAGTTCGCCCAGCACGGCGCCGACTACCCGGCCTTCGTCACCGGCGTGCGGTTCACCCGGCCCAACAGTGACCGCCTCCCCACGACCCGGCACGGCCAGCGCCGCCTCGCCCCCGGGGACGCCATCACGTTCGACTTCGGCTGCGTGTACGAGGAGTACTGCTCGGACTTCGGCCGGACGGCCTTCCTGGGGAGTCCGCCCCAGGAGGTCGCCGCCATGTTCGACGCGGTCCTGGAGGCCCAGCGCGCGGCGATGGCCGCCATGCGGGCCGGGGACATCACGGCCGAGGATGCCGACCGCACCGCGCGGGACGTGCTCCGCGAAGCCGGGTACGGCGACTACTTCACGCACCGGCTGGGCCACGGCATCGGCGTGACCGTGCACGAGCCGCCCTACCTGGAGACCGGGGACCGCACGGTGCTGCGGGAGGCTATGACGTTCACGGTGGAGCCGTCGAGCCGCGTGCCCAACGGCTACGCCTGCCGGGTGGAAGACGTTGTGGTGGTCACACCCGACAGCGCCGTGCCCCTGACGCAGGCGCCGCGCGCCCTGGCGGTGATCGAGTGAACGAGCGCCTGGACGAGGCCGTCGTATGAGCACCCGAGTGACCGCGTTGCCCCAGCTGCCGGCAGCCGAACGGTCTCGCACCTATGGCTCCATCGTTCGGGCACAGCTGGCCCGCAACCGCGGGGCGATGGCCGGGCTGACGCTGCTGGCCGTTGCCGGGGGTGTGGCGCTGGGGGCTCCATGGCTCGCCCCCTACGACCCGACGTTCCAGGACCTCCTCCAGCCCCTCCAGCCGCCCTCCCGGGAGCATCCCTTCGGGACCGATGAGGTGGGACGGGACGTCCTCAGCCGGGTGATCTACGGTTCCCGCCTCTCGCTCAGCGTCGGTCTCATCTCCGTCGGTATTGGCGGGACGGCGGGGGTGACCCTCGGCCTGGTCAGCGGCTTCTACGGGGGATGGCTGGACGACGTCATCCTCCGGATCATGGACCTCATGCTGGCGTTTCCGGGCATCCTGCTCGCGCTGGCCATCGTGGCCGTGCTGGGGCCCGGGCTGTACAACGTCATGCTGGCGGTAGGCATTGCCGCGACGCCGTCCTTCACCCGCGTGACACGGGGCCAGACCCTGGCGATCCGCGCCATGGACTATGTGACGGGCGCCCGGGCGATCGGCTGCACGCCCGGCCGGATCATCTGGCGGTACATACTGCCCAACGTCCTGCCGTCCGTCATCGTCCTGGCCACCCTGGGCCTGGCCTCCGCGATCCTGGCCGCGTCGGGCCTGTCCTTTCTCGGGCTGGGCGCTCAGCCCCCGACGCCGGAGTGGGGCGCGATGCTGTCGTTCGGGCGGGCCTACCTGCGCCAGGCCTGGTGGATCACCACCTTTCCCGGACTGGCCATCATGGTCACGGTGCTCGGGATGAACCTGCTCGGGGACGGGTTGCGGGACGCGCTCGACCCAAAGGTGCCGCGGAGCTGAACGCCGGAGCGGACGGAGGAGGTGGAAGGTGATGGCAGATCACAGGCGCCTGGGGCGCCGGTGGGCGCTGGCCGGGGTGGTGGCGGTCCTCCTGGTGGGGGGGCTGCGGGTGGCGGGCCGGGCCCAGGATGCCCGCGGGA
This genomic interval carries:
- a CDS encoding MFS transporter, which produces PFALVLDALSYLVSGGLLARIRRPEDPPDPANRRPVLTEIREGLAVVVGHRLLRAIAATTGTSNFFSSAVGALFILYATGVLGLSPATLGLIFGVGNTGGLVGATLAGRLARRFGVGPTIVGSAALFGAYFLPLLVATPATAAPLLVAGGFVGSAGGLIYNVNQVSLRQAIVPQRLQGRLNATMRFLVWGTIPLGSLVGGALGEGLGLRAAVLVGVLGSLTPFLWVLGSPVRTLRQVPEPDAGAEG
- a CDS encoding SPFH domain-containing protein, with amino-acid sequence MPFVGTSAILLIAVVLVGFLILYNAIKIVREYQRLVVFRLGRSIGSKGPGIVFLIPLVDRAVWVDLREFFLEIPSQTTITKDNAPINIDFLIYFKVLNPEMSVIQVQDFAGAARGIATTTLRAVIGDIMLDDVLARREQINQVLRAKLDEVTERWGVKVTTVEIREILPPREVQEAMTRQMSAERSRRALVTEADGKREAAIKVAEGEKQAAILKAEGDRQAAILRAEGFALALDKIFAVAQNVDSKTMALQYLEALKALGASPATKFIFPLEFSRLLGPLGDMAGQAFGRPPGEERSS
- a CDS encoding ROK family protein; its protein translation is MAARAALAVDIGGTRTRVGVVGGDGRVLAHRTLPTPTGGPDAVVAAVAGAAAHVLAEAAVTREALVGVAAGAPGPLDPRSGVVFEPPNLVGWRDVPLRALLEERLGLPAAVENDANAAALGEAWVGAGRGVTDLVYITVSTGVGGGLILGGELYSGVSGTAGEVGHMTVALDGPPCFCGQPGHLEGLASGRAIARAAREALARGEATSLRELPPEELSARTVAEAARAGDPVARAIYERAGTALGAAVASLVNLLNPPLIILGGGVMQAGDLIMAPLWRAARERAFARPLEAVRLVPAALGEEAGLVGAAAVAFRRLPPPLPGG
- a CDS encoding Xaa-Pro peptidase family protein codes for the protein MEIRPRLQAVRQAMAGEPVDALYLRPGANLAYLTGVRRQQPHATDTNAYADWIEGAYVGLERLVLVVPRMGSEFFLHQARGKPWISDVRVVLEGEDPASVMGDVLHRVAPGARRVAVDDRAWVPTVEALRAAGLQLVPASRLIAPLRMIKTADELEVMRRAAAVADAVYMAILKVLREGVRELDVAHEIDYQFAQHGADYPAFVTGVRFTRPNSDRLPTTRHGQRRLAPGDAITFDFGCVYEEYCSDFGRTAFLGSPPQEVAAMFDAVLEAQRAAMAAMRAGDITAEDADRTARDVLREAGYGDYFTHRLGHGIGVTVHEPPYLETGDRTVLREAMTFTVEPSSRVPNGYACRVEDVVVVTPDSAVPLTQAPRALAVIE
- a CDS encoding ABC transporter permease; amino-acid sequence: MSTRVTALPQLPAAERSRTYGSIVRAQLARNRGAMAGLTLLAVAGGVALGAPWLAPYDPTFQDLLQPLQPPSREHPFGTDEVGRDVLSRVIYGSRLSLSVGLISVGIGGTAGVTLGLVSGFYGGWLDDVILRIMDLMLAFPGILLALAIVAVLGPGLYNVMLAVGIAATPSFTRVTRGQTLAIRAMDYVTGARAIGCTPGRIIWRYILPNVLPSVIVLATLGLASAILAASGLSFLGLGAQPPTPEWGAMLSFGRAYLRQAWWITTFPGLAIMVTVLGMNLLGDGLRDALDPKVPRS